The following are encoded in a window of Panicum virgatum strain AP13 chromosome 5N, P.virgatum_v5, whole genome shotgun sequence genomic DNA:
- the LOC120675492 gene encoding receptor-like protein kinase HSL1: MAAPRRAHAYLHLLLAVALLPCCCLPRRAAAQSPPAGDARLLLEIKRAWGDPPVLAGWNATAAGALCSWPFVGCDAAGRVANLTLANTYVAGPFSDAVGNLSALTHLDASNNSISGGFPTALYRCASLQYLNLSQNYLGGVLPADIGLGLGEKLTTLDLNGNEFNGTIPASLSKLRSLRFLALNSNRFAGTIPAELAELTSLQDLYLANNPFAAGQLPASFKNLTNLVSLFASQCNLVGDFPNFVWGLKKLQMLNLYTNNLTGELAVDGFAARSLTLIDVSDNRISGGIPEVFGRLEDLSVLSLFMNNFSGEVPASIGQLPSLTKLRLHTNRISGTLPPELGKQQPGLFYVEVDYNELTGGIPEGLCAGGNFQYLTAKGNRLNGSIPAGLASCATLGTLSLDNNQLSGDVPEALWTATQLYFVTLQSNRLTGSLPATGYLNLTALHIGNNQFGGNIPAAAAALKVFTAENNRFYGAIPASLGDGMPLLQRLNLSGNQISGGIPRSVAKLSQLTQMDLSRNQLTGEIPADLGAIPVLSLLYLSSNKLSGDIPPELATPALTSLNLSSNQLSGQVPAGLATAVYDASFLDNPGLCTTAVGSGYLTGVRSCAGGSQDGGPSGGVSHGLRTGLLVAGAALLLVAAAFAFFVIGDIEKRRRVAKQDDWKITPFVKDLGFGEASILRGLVEENLIGRGGSGRVYRVTYTNRLNGRAGAVAVKQIRTAAPLDERLEREFKTEAGILGNLRHNNIVRLLCFLSSSDSKLLVYDYMENGSLDRWLHGDALVAGGHPMARARSARREPLDWQTRLRVAVGAAQGLCYMHHECEPPIVHRDVKSSNILLDSEFRAKVSDFGLARMLAQAGAPETMSGVAGSFGYMAPECAFTKKVNEKVDVYSFGVVLLELTTGKEANDGGEHGNLAEWARHHYQSGGSIPDAMDKGIRYAGYSDEIEVVFRLGVLCTADLPASRPTMNDVLQILIKCSEQTCHKSKTERGPEYEAAPLLLPKGSRRKQLSNDSGIDTEEKSDFDSIV; encoded by the exons ATggcagcgccgcgccgcgcgcacgcctACCTCCACCTGCTGCTCGCGGTCGCGCTGCTCCCCTGCTGCTGCCTcccgcgccgcgcggccgcgcagtccccgccggcgggcgacgcgcggcTGCTGCTCGAGATCAAGCGCGCGTGGGGCGACCCGCCCGTGCTCGCCGGGTGGAACGCCACGGCCGCGGGCGCGCTCTGCAGCTGGCCGTTCGTCGGGTGCGACGCGGCCGGGCGGGTCGCGAACCTCACCCTCGCCAACACCTACGTCGCGGGGCCCTTCTCGGACGCCGTCGGCAACCTCTCCGCCCTCACGCACCTCGACGCCTCCAACAACAGCATCTCCGGCGGGTTCCCGACCGCGCTGTACCGCTGCGCTTCGCTGCAGTACCTCAACCTCTCCCAGAACTACCTCGGCGGGGTGCTCCCGGCGGACATCGGCCTCGGCCTGGGGGAGAAGCTGACCACGCTCGACCTCAACGGCAATGAGTTCAACGGCACCATCCCGGCGTCGCTCTCCAAGCTCCGGAGCCTCCGGTTTCTCGCGCTGAACAGCAACCGGTTCGCCGGTACCAtcccggcggagctcgccgagcTGACGAGCCTTCAGGATCTGTACCTGGCGAACAACCCGTTCGCCGCAGGCCAGCTGCCGGCGTCGTTCAAGAATCTGACCAACCTGGTCAGCCTCTTTGCGTCGCAGTGCAATCTCGTCGGCGACTTCCCAAATTTTGTTTGGGGCCTCAAGAAGCTGCAAATGTTGAATCTGTATACGAACAACCTCACCGGCGAATTGGCAGTCGACGGCTTTGCTGCGAGAAGCTTGACACTAATCGACGTCTCAGATAACAGAATTAGCGGTGGCATCCCAGAAGTGTTTGGGAGATTGGAGGACTTGTCAGTCTTGAGcctcttcatgaacaacttctcCGGCGAGGTACCGGCCAGCATCGGCCAGTTGCCGTCACTGACGAAGTTGAGGCTCCACACCAACAGGATTAGCGGCACGCTCCCACCAGAGCTCGGAAAGCAGCAGCCGGGCTTGTTTTATGTTGAGGTTGACTACAACGAGCTCACCGGCGGGATCCCGGAAGGGCTGTGCGCCGGAGGCAACTTCCAGTACCTCACCGCCAAGGGAAACCGATTGAACGGCTCCATCCCGGCAGGTCTTGCCAGCTGCGCCACTCTGGGAACCCTGTCACTGGACAATAACCAGCTCTCTGGCGACGTGCCGGAGGCACTGTGGACGGCGACGCAGCTTTACTTCGTGACACTGCAGAGTAACCGGCTCACCGGGAGTCTTCCGGCTACGGGCTATCTCAACCTTACGGCGTTGCACATAGGGAACAACCAGTTCGGTGGCAACATTCCGGCTGCAGCAGCTGCACTCAAGGTGTTCACCGCCGAGAACAACCGTTTTTACGGTGCGATTCCGGCGAGTCTTGGCGACGGCATGCCGCTCCTGCAAAGACTGAACTTGTCCGGTAACCAAATCTCCGGTGGGATCCCGAGAAGTGTTGCTAAGCTAAGCCAGCTGACGCAAATGGACCTGAGCAGGAACCAGCTCACTGGCGAGATACCAGCAGACCTGGGCGCCATTCCGGTGCTCAGTCTCCTGTACCTGTCGTCGAACAAGCTCTCCGGTGACATACCGCCTGAGCTTGCGACGCCGGCACTCACCTCCCTCAACCTGTCGTCCAACCAGCTGAgtggccaggtcccggccgggCTCGCCACCGCGGTCTACGACGCCAGCTTCCTTGACAACCCCGGCCTCTGCACGACAGCTGTGGGATCCGGCTACCTCACCGGCGTTCGCTCCTGCGCCGGTGGATCACAAGACGGCGGTCCTTCCGGAGGCGTCTCGCATGGACTCCGCACGggcctcctcgtcgccggcgccgcgctcctcctcgtcgccgcggcCTTCGCCTTCTTCGTCATCGGCGACATCGAgaagcggcggcgcgtcgcGAAGCAAGACGACTGGAAGATCACGCCTTTCGTCAAGGATCTGGGATTCGGCGAGGCGTCCATACTCCGGGGCCTGGTGGAGGAGAACCTCATCGGCCGCGGGGGCTCGGGGCGCGTGTACCGCGTCACCTACACCAACCGGCTCAACGGCAGAgccggcgcggtggcggtgAAGCAAATACGGACCGCCGCGCCGCTGGACGAGAGGCTGGAGCGCGAGTTCAAGACAGAGGCTGGCATCCTCGGCAACCTCCGGCACAACAACATCGTCAGGCTGCTCTGTTTCCTGTCCAGCTCCGACTCCAAGCTCCTCGTGTACGACTACATGGAGAACGGCAGCCTGGACAGGTGGCTCCACGGCGAcgccctcgtcgccggcgggcaCCCCATGGCGAGGGCGCGGTCCGCGCGGCGCGAGCCACTGGACTGGCAGACGAGGCTCAGGGTGGCCGTCGGCGCCGCGCAGGGGCTGTGCTACATGCACCACGAGTGCGAGCCGCCCATCGTTCACCGCGACGTCAAGTCCAGCAACATCCTGCTGGACTCGGAGTTCCGGGCCAAGGTCTCCGACTTCGGGCTGGCCAGGATGCTGGCGCAGGCCGGGGCGCCGGAAACGATGTCCGGCGTCGCCGGCTCGTTCGGCTACATGGCTCCAG AGTGTGCTTTCACCAAGAAGGTAAACGAGAAGGTCGACGTCTACAGCTTTGGCGTCGTTCTCCTGGAGCTCACCACCGGCAAAGAGGCcaacgacggcggcgagcacggcAACCTGGCGGAGTGGGCACGGCACCACTACCAGTCAGGGGGGAGCATCCCCGATGCCATGGACAAGGGCATCAGATACGCCGGGTACTCTGACGAGATCGAGGTCGTGTTCAGGCTAGGCGTGCTGTGCACCGCCGATTTGCCGGCGTCGCGGCCAACCATGAACGACGTGCTGCAGATCCTGATCAAGTGCAGCGAGCAGACGTGCCACAAGAGCAAAACGGAGCGTGGCCCGGAGTATGAGGCGGCTCCACTACTGCTGCCCAAAGGCAGTCGCCGGAAACAACTCTCGAACGACTCGGGGATCGACACGGAAGAGAAGAGCGACTTCGATAGCATTGTCTGA
- the LOC120674967 gene encoding elongation factor 2-like has product LILNQQQPLVTRQSVVLSPRLLEPVYLVEIQAPENALGGIYGVLNQKRGHVFEEMQRPGTPLYNIKAYLPVIESFGFSSQLRAATSGQAFPQCVFDHWDMMGSDPLEAGSQAAQLVLDIRKRKGLKEQMNPLSEYEDKL; this is encoded by the coding sequence ctcatactaaatcagcaacAGCCACTAGTTACCAGGCAGTCAGTAGTATTGTCCCCAAGGCTGCTGGAGCCAGTGTACCTTGTGGAGATCCAGGCTCCTGAGAATGCACTTGGTGGTATCTATGGTGTTCTGAACCAGAAGAGAGGGCACGTGTTTGAGGAGATGCAGAGGCCGGGTACCCCGCTCTACAACATCAAGGCTTACCTCCCTGTCATTGAGTCCTTTGGGTTCTCCAGCCAGCTGAGGGCTGCAACCTCTGGTCAGGCATTCCCTCAGTGTGTGTTTGACCACTGGGATATGATGGGCTCTGATCCTTTGGAGGCTGGCTCCCAGGCTGCTCAGCTGGTGTTGGACATCCGCAAGAGGAAGGGTCTCAAGGAACAGATGAACCcgctttctgagtacgaggacAAGCTCTAA
- the LOC120673165 gene encoding receptor-like protein kinase HSL1 yields the protein MEAPRRALLGLLLLALLPCRRLLPRAAAQVQPADEARLLLRIKRAWGDPPVLAGWDASAAAAHHCTWPHVGCDAAGRVARLTLANADVAGPFPDAVGGLAGLTHLDVSNNSITGAFPAALYRCSALQYLDLSQNYLGGELPADIGFRLGTNLTALVLSGNEFNGTIPASLSGLGNLQHLKLDSNRLAGAIPTELGKMTRLQTLWLAYNPFHAGELPASFKNLTSLTSLWAAHCNLVGDFPSYVAGMPELEMLDLSINMLTGSVPPGVWNLKKLQGLAASRNNLIGDLVVDDFAAMGLTIIDLSKNNLTGVIPEVFGHLENLTKLYLFSNSFSGEIPASIGRLPSLSILRLYGNRFTGTLPPELGKHSALTYVEADDNELTGTIPEGLCAGGQFWTLTATGNRLSGPIPEGLANCTTLSALKLESNQLSGEVPQALWTVTQISIVLLRNNRLTGRLPATMYINLTTLNIESNQFFGSIPATAAALQVFTAGNNRFSGEIPAGLGDGMPLLQRLNLSGNQLSGGIPTGVAKLTQLTQMDMSRNQLAGAIPAEMGAMPVLNALDLSSNKLSGSIPTALVKLKLNSLNLSSNQLSGEVPAGLATAAYDNSFLDNPGLCTAALGPPGYLAGVRSCAGEAQDGSSSGGVSRVLRTSLLVAGSAFLLLAAAASFFVVREMRKRRRVAEQDDWKMTPFVKDLGFGKAPILRGLVEENLIGRGGSGRVYRVTYTNRLDGSAGAVAVKRIGIAGELDEKVEREFESEASILGSVRHNNIVRLLCCLSGTEARLLVYDYMDNGSLDKWLHGDGLVDGHLTARARRPALDWATRLRVAVGAAQGLCYMHHECSPPIVHRDVKTSNILLDSEFRAKVADFGLARVLARTGAPETMSAVAGSFGYMAPECAYTKKVSEKVDVYSFGVVLLELTTGKEASDGGEHGSLVEWARHHYRSGGSIPDATHRSIRYAGYSDEVEVVFRLGVLCTGDLPSSRPAMKDVLQILLNCSEQTNRKSKTEREGGLEHDEAPLLLPQRGSRRKQLSNGTGIGIEERRGFDSVV from the exons ATGgaggcgccgcggcgcgcgctcctcggcctcctcctgctcgcgctgcttccctgccgccgcctcctgccccgcgcggccgcgcagGTCCAGCCGGCGGACGAGGCGCGGCTGCTGCTCCGGATCAAGCGCGCGTGGGGCGACCCGCCCGTGCTCGCGGGGTGGGACgcctcggccgcggccgcgcaccACTGCACGTGGCCGCACGTGGGGTGCGACGCTGCCGGGCGCGTCGCACGCCTCACCCTCGCGAACGCCGACGTCGCGGGGCCCTTCCCGGACGCCGtcggcggcctcgccggcctCACGCACCTCGACGTCTCCAACAACAGCATCACCGGCGCGTTCCCGGCCGCGCTCTACCGCTGCTCTGCGCTTCAGTACCTCGACCTGTCCCAGAACTacctcggcggcgagctcccCGCGGACATCGGCTTCCGCCTGGGGACGAACCTGACCGCGCTGGTCCTCAGCGGCAACGAATTTAACGGCACCATCCCGGCGTCGCTCTCCGGCCTCGGGAATCTGCAGCATCTCAAGCTGGATAGCAACAGACTCGCCGGCGCCATCCCAACGGAGCTCGGCAAGATGACGAGGCTGCAGACGCTGTGGTTGGCGTACAACCCGTTCCACGCCGGGGAGCTGCCGGCCTCGTTTAAGAACCTGACCAGCCTCACTAGCCTCTGGGCGGCGCACTGCAACCTCGTCGGCGACTTCCCGAGTTATGTTGCGGGCATGCCGGAACTGGAGATGCTGGACCTGTCCATCAACATGCTGACCGGTAGCGTACCTCCGGGGGTTTGGAACCTGAAGAAATTGCAAGGACTGGCAGCATCTAGGAACAACCTCATCGGCGACTTGGTGGTTGATGACTTCGCCGCGATGGGCTTGACGATAATCGACTTGTCGAAGAACAACCTTACCGGAGTCATCCCGGAAGTCTTCGGGCACTTGGAGAACCTCACAAAATTGTACCTCTTCAGCAACAGCTTCTCCGGCGAGATACCGGCGAGCATCGGCCGGTTGCCATCGCTCTCAATATTGAGACTCTACGGTAACAGGTTTACTGGTACGCTGCCGCCGGAACTCGGCAAGCACTCGGCCTTGACTTACGTCGAGGCTGACGACAACGAGCTCACCGGCACGATCCCGGAAGGGCTATGCGCCGGAGGCCAGTTCTGGACGCTCACTGCTACGGGCAACCGCCTGAGCGGGCCAATCCCGGAAGGCCTCGCCAACTGCACCACCCTGAGTGCCCTGAAACTGGAAAGCAACCAGCTCTCCGGCGAGGTGCCCCAGGCTCTGTGGACGGTGACTCAGATCAGCATCGTGCTCCTACGGAATAACAGGCTCACCGGAAGACTCCCGGCCACGATGTAcatcaaccttacgacactaaACATTGAGAGCAACCAGTTCTTTGGCAGCATCCCGGCGACGGCTGCCGCGCTCCAGGTGTTCACCGCCGGGAACAACCGTTTTTCCGGCGAGATACCGGCGGGTCTCGGCGACGGCATGCCGCTGCTGCAGAGGCTGAACCTGTCCGGTAACCAACTCTCCGGCGGAATCCCAACGGGCGTTGCTAAGCTAACGCAGCTCACCCAAATGGACATGAGCAGGAACCAGCTCGCGGGGGCGATTCCGGCAGAAATGGGCGCCATGCCGGTGCTCAACGCACTTGACCTCTCGTCGAACAAGCTCTCCGGCTCCATCCCAACGGCGCTCGTGAAGCTGAAGCTCAACTCCCTCAACCTGTCATCCAACCAGCTCAGCGGCGAGGTCCCGGCcgggctcgccaccgccgcctacgACAACAGCTTCCTCGACAACCCCGGCCTCTGTACCGCCGCTCTGGGACCCCCCGGCtacctcgccggcgtgcgctccTGCGCCGGGGAGGCACAAGACGGCAGCTCCTCCGGAGGCGTCTCGCGTGTTCTCCGAACCAGCCTCCTCGTTGCCGGATCCgctttcctcctcctcgccgcggccgcctccttCTTCGTCGTCCGCGAGATGAGGAAACGGCGCCGCGTCGCGGAGCAAGACGACTGGAAGATGACGCCTTTCGTCAAAGATCTCGGCTTCGGGAAGGCGCCCATACTCCGGGGGCTGGTGGAGGAGAACCTCATCGGCCGCGGCGGGTCGGGCCGCGTGTACCGCGTCACCTACACCAACCGGCTCGACGGCAGCGCGGGCGCGGTGGCGGTGAAGCGCATAGGGATCGCCGGAGAACTGGACGAGAAGGTGGAACGCGAGTTCGAGTCGGAGGCGAGCATCCTGGGCAGCGTCCGGCACAACAACATCGTCAGGCTGCTGTGCTGCCTCTCTGGCACCGAGGCCAGGCTCCTTGTCTACGACTACATGGACAACGGCAGCCTGGACAAGTGGCTCCACGGCGACGGCCTTGTTGACGGGCATCTCACGGCGAGGGCCCGGCGCCCGGCGCTGGACTGGGCGACGAGGCTCAGGGTGGCCGTCGGCGCCGCGCAGGGGCTGTGCTACATGCACCACGAGTGCTCGCCGCCCATCGTTCACCGCGACGTCAAGACGAGCAACATCCTGCTGGACTCGGAGTTCCGGGCCAAGGTCGCCGACTTCGGGCTGGCCAGGGTGCTGGCGCGGACAGGGGCGCCCGAGACGATGTCCGCCGTGGCCGGGTCGTTTGGCTACATGGCTCCCG AGTGCGCGTACACCAAGAAAGTGAGCGAGAAGGTAgacgtgtacagcttcggcGTCGTGCTCCTGGAGCTCACCACCGGCAAGGAGgccagcgacggcggcgagcacggcAGCCTGGTGGAGTGGGCACGGCACCACTACCGATCGGGAGGGAGCATCCCCGATGCCACGCACAGGAGCATCAGGTACGCGGGGTACTCTGACGAGGTCGAGGTGGTCTTCAGGTTAGGTGTGCTGTGCACCGGGGACTTGCCGTCGTCACGGCCAGCCATGAAGGATGTGCTGCAGATCTTGCTCAACTGCAGCGAGCAGACGAACCGGAAGAGCAAAACGGAGCGAGAGGGTGGACTGGAGCACGATGAGGCTCCACTCCTGCTGCCGCAGCGAGGCAGCCGCCGGAAACAGCTTTCGAACGGCACAGGAATTGGCATTGAAGAGAGGAGGGGTTTCGACAGCGTTGTCTGA
- the LOC120673166 gene encoding hexokinase-6 yields MAKGAVVGTAAVVCAAAAAAVGVAVVVSRRRRRRREAEDERKRKAAAVVEEAEQAFSTPTALLRGIADAMVEEMERGLRADPHAPIKMLISYVDNLPTGDEHGLFYALDLGGTNFRVIRVQLGGREKRVVKQQYEEVSIPPHLMVGTSTELFDFIAAELEKFVGTEGEDFHLPDGRQRELGFTFSFPVHQTSISSGTLIKWTKGFSINGTVGEDVVAELTRAMERQGLDMKVTALVNDTVGTLAGGRYVDNDVVAAVILGTGTNAAYVEHANVIPKWNGPLPRSGNMVINMEWGNFRSDKLPSSEYDKALDFESLNPGEQLYEKMISGMYLGEIVRRILLKLAHDASLFGDVVPPKLEQLFILRTPDMSAMHHDTSHDLKHLGAKLKDILGVPDTSLEARYITLHVCDLVAERGARLAAAGIYGILKKLGKDKLLNDFSQQRTVVAMDGGLYEHYKKFSSCLEATLTDLLGEEAASSVVVKLANDGSGIGAALLAASHSQYAA; encoded by the exons ATGGCGAAGGGCGCGGTCGtcgggacggcggcggtggtgtgcgccgcggccgccgctgcggttggggtggcggtggtcgtgtcgcggcggcggcggcgccggcgggaggcggaggacgagaggaagaggaaggcggcggcggtggtcgaGGAGGCGGAGCAGGCGTTCTCCACGCCCACCGCGCTGCTGCGCGGCATCGCGGACGCCATGGTGGAGGAGATGGAGCGCGGCCTGCGCGCCGACCCGCACGCCCCGATCAAGATGCTCATCAGCTACGTCGACAACCTCCCCACCGg GGATGAGCATGGGTTGTTTTATGCACTGGATCTTGGCGGGACCAACTTTCGTGTCATACGGGTTCAACTTGGAGGAAGGGAGAAGCGTGTTGTGAAGCAACAATACGAGGAGGTCTCCATTCCGCCTCATCTCATGGTTGGGACTTCCACG GAGCTGTTCGATTTCATTGCTGCCGAATTGGAAAAATTTGTGGGGACTGAAGGAGAGGATTTCCACCTACCAGATGGCAGGCAGAGAGAACTCGGTTTCACCTTTTCATTCCCAGTGCACCAAACATCAATATCATCCGGCACTCTAATTAAGTGGACCAAGGGCTTTTCCATCAATGGCACG gttggagaagatgttgTGGCTGAATTGACTAGGGCTATGGAGAGGCAGGGTCTTGACATGAAAGTTACAGCCCTG GTTAACGATACTGTAGGCACATTGGCTGGCGGGAGATATGTGGATAATGATGTTGTTGCTGCTGTAATATTGGGCACCGGCACAAATGCAGCTTATGTGGAACATGCAAATGTGATTCCTAAATGGAACGGGCCACTACCTAGATCAGGGAATATG GTAATCAACATGGAATGGGGAAACTTCAGGTCAGATAAGCTTCCAAGTTCGGAGTATGATAAAGCGTTGGACTTTGAAAGTTTGAACCCTGGCGAGCAG cTATATGAAAAGATGATTTCTGGAATGTATCTTGGAGAAATTGTTCGGAGGATCCTGCTGAAACTGGCTCATGACGCCTCTTTGTTTGGGGATGTTGTTCCACCAAAATTGGAACAATTATTTATACTGAG AACACCGGATATGTCAGCCATGCATCATGACACCTCACATGATCTCAAACACCTGGGAGCTAAGCTGAAGGATATTCTGGGG GTTCCTGATACTTCCCTCGAAGCAAGATACATTACTCTTCATGTATGCGACCTTGTCGCGGAGAGGGGTGCACGCTTGGCTGCTGCTGGTATATATGGCATTCTGAAGAAGCTGGGCAAGGACAAATTGCTAAATGACTTCAGCCAACAAAGGACTGTGGTTGCTATGGATGGTGGGTTATATGAGCATTACAAGAAGTTCAGCTCCTGCCTAGAAGCGACACTTACAGATCTTCTCGGTGAGGAGGCTGCCTCATCGGTTGTTGTCAAGTTGGCCAACGACGGCTCAGGAATTGGAGCCGCGCTTCTTGCAGCCTCACACTCCCAGTATGCTGCATAG
- the LOC120676349 gene encoding uncharacterized protein LOC120676349 — MAAEGSERGSPATAPPPPPPKRRKIEPPRRTRPSQVTLDKDKSASSSNPSVSGVLPVRVDLNKVRETKRLVILQAQHEGCLGSYKSFDSVFGNYLVPVIPSNDTFDQIGMK, encoded by the exons ATGGCGGCTGAGGGATCAGAGCGTGGCTCCCCGGCGacggcacctccgccgccgccgccgaagcggCGAAAGATCGAACCTCCTAGGAG GACCAGGCCTTCTCAGGTTACATTAGATAAGGACAAGTCGGCATCATCTTCCAACCCATCT GTTTCGGGTGTGCTGCCAGTGAGAGTTGATCTCAACAAAGTTAGAGAGACAAAGAGACTTGTTATCCTTCAAGCGCAGCATGAGGGATGCCTTGGAAGCTATAAAAGTTTTGATTCTGTCTTTGGGAATTACCTTGTTCCTGTCATCCCAAGCAACGACACATTTGATCAGATTGGGATGAAATGA
- the LOC120676342 gene encoding protein IQ-DOMAIN 14-like: protein MRRVVRWLKHLLAGRKEEHIELQVSHVATDWSGGLGREKKRWSFAKHRRSGADGGARSWGQPAAATAAAESPQGRAKEDARAREEKAAVVIQKTFRGYLARRALRALRSLVKIQALVRGYLVRRQVAMTLHRLQTLMRLQSDSIAVKNASHRKSMEQEETRIFGQEVRMKPPATPTHRRRLSDSTDSNYERSPRIVEMDTCHLRSRSSRMTSRYNPDHSSEYRRVAAPTPSCSPLPGGKQQQPARLSFRRSTPERDPRGSKTAHSTPRLAPSHDSSPAKSAEHSLASSTPRRASPRDRDALVSPRYMAGTASSAARTRCHSAPRQRLTVPPAEAPRSSVTSSRAGASRRSCSHARGGGFCVQCSDTTRTAGCSGIGASDEVARDYYLNSFW, encoded by the exons ATGAGGCGCGTCGTGCGATGGCTAAAGCATCTACTGGCGGGCAGGAAGGAGGAGCACATAGAACTCCAGGTGAGCCATGTCGCTACCGATTGGAGCGGCGGGTtggggagggagaagaagaggtggaGCTTCGCGAAGCACAGGAGGAGCGGAgctgacggcggcgcgcggtcgtGGGgtcagcccgccgccgccactgccgcggCAGAGTCGCCGCAGGGTAGGGCAAAGGAGGATGCGAGGGCTCGAGAGGAGAAGGCCGCCGTCGTGATCCAGAAAACTTTCAGAGGCTACCTG GCTAGGAGAGCGCTTCGAGCTCTCAGGTCGCTGGTCAAGATCCAGGCCCTGGTGCGGGGCTACCTCGTGAGGAGGCAGGTGGCCATGACGCTGCACCGACTGCAGACGCTCATGCGGCTGCAGTCCGACTCCATCGCCGTCAAGAATGCTTCGCACCGGAAATCCATGGAACAAGAA GAGACTAGGATCTTCGGTCAGGAAGTCCGGATGaagccgccggcgacgccgacgcACCGGCGGAGGCTGTCCGACAGCACGGACTCCAACTACGAGCGCAGCCCGCGGATCGTGGAGATGGACACGTGCCACCTCCGCTCCCGGTCCTCCCGTATGACCAGCCGCTACAACCCGGACCACTCGTCGGAGTACCGCCGCGTCgcggcgccgacgccgtcgtgctcgccgctgcccggcggcaagcagcagcagcccgcgcGGCTCTCGTTCCGGCGGAGCACCCCCGAGCGCGACCCCCGGGGCTCCAAGACGGCGCACAGCACGCCCCGGCTGGCGCCGTCCCACGACTCCTCGCCCGCCAAGAGCGCCGAGCACAGCCTGGCAAGCAGCACGCCGCGGCGCGCCTCGCCGCGGGACCGGGACGCGCTCGTCAGCCCGCGGTACATGGCCGGCAccgcgtcctccgccgccaGGACGCGGTGCCACAGCGCGCCGAGGCAGCGCCTGACGGTGCCGCCGGCCGAGGCGCCGCGGTCGAGCGTCACGTCGTCGCGAGCGGGGGCGTCGAGGCGGTCGTGCTcgcacgcgcgcggcggcgggttctGCGTCCAGTGCTCGGACACGACCCGGACGGCCGGTTGCTCCGGGATCGGCGCCAGCGACGAGGTGGCCAGAGACTACTACCTGAACAGCTTCTGGTGA